One Elephas maximus indicus isolate mEleMax1 chromosome X, mEleMax1 primary haplotype, whole genome shotgun sequence DNA segment encodes these proteins:
- the HCFC1 gene encoding host cell factor 1 isoform X3 has product MASAVSPANLPAVLLQPRWKRVVGWSGPVPRPRHGHRAVAIKELIVVFGGGNEGIVDELHVYNTATNQWFIPAVRGDIPPGCAAYGFVCDGTRLLVFGGMVEYGKYSNDLYELQASRWEWKRLKAKTPKNGPPPCPRLGHSFSLVGNKCYLFGGLANDSEDPKNNIPRYLNDLYILELRPGSGVVAWDIPITYGVLPPPRESHTAVVYTEKDNKKSKLVIYGGMSGCRLGDLWTLDIETLTWNKPSLSGVAPLPRSLHSATTIGNKMYVFGGWVPLVMDDVKVATHEKEWKCTNTLACLNLDTMAWETILMDTLEDNIPRARAGHCAVAINTRLYIWSGRDGYRKAWNNQVCCKDLWYLETEKPPPPSRVQLVRANTTSLEVSWGAVATADSYLLQLQKYDIPATAATATSPTPNPVPSVPANPPKSPAPAAAAPAVQPLTQVGITLLPQAAAAPPTTTTIQVLPTVPGSSISVPTAARTQGVPAVLKVTGPQATTGTPLVTMRPASQAGKAPVTVTSLPAGVRMVVPTQSAQGTVIGSNPQMSGMAALAAAAAATQKIPPSSAPTVLSVPAGTTIVKTVAVTPGTTTLPATVKVASSPVMVSNPATRMLKTAAAQVGTSVSSAANTSTRPIITVHKSGTVTVAQQAQVVTTVVGGVTKTITLVKSPISVPGGSALISNLGKVMSVVQTKPVQTSAVTGQASTGPVTQIIQTKGPLPAGTILKLVTSADGKPTTIITTTQASGAGTKPTILGISSVSPSTTKPGTTTIIKTIPMSAIITQAGATGVTSSPGIKSPITIITTKVMTSGTGAPAKIITAVPKIATGHGQQGVTQVVLKGAPGQPGTILRTVPMGGVRLVTPVTVSAVKPAVTTLVVKGTTGVTTLGTVTGTVSTSLAGAGGHSTSASLATPITTLGTIATLSSQVINPTAITVSAAQTTLTAAGGLTTPTITMQPVSQPTQVTLITAPSGVEAQPVHDLPVSILASPTTEQPTATVTIADSGQGDVQPGTVTLVCSNPPCETHETGTTNTATTTVVANLGGHAQHPQVQFVCDRQEAAASLVTSTVGQQNGSVVRVCSNPPCETHETGTTNTATVVSANLSAPLRGAGPTVCSNPPCETHETGTTSTATTATSIMAGQPGCSNPPCETHETGTTSTATTAMASIGSRQPAAASQQRDGRPTYAASTLATGQVSVGAGPAQGSQSSVKPLCQTRQTSSTHTTMTLMATGMPCSAPLLAPSLVLEAGCSSTSFAQLAPPSGRVGPGGTSSKDGLIADLGQLVPVGRQLETHHTHTTNTPTTVRSTMGTGEAGEARGILKPVCESHQTSSTGTTVTVTALEALLGPSTPVTQVCSNPPCETHETGTTNTATTSNAGGVQRACANPPCETHETGTTHTATTATSSGGSGQPEGGQQQAPASCPCETHQTTSTGTTMTVSVGALLPDDGATHRTLEAVLDPVAAPTPVVPQVSPVLLAPFPTQRVCSNPPCETHETGTTHTATTVTSNMSSNQDPPPAVSDQGEVESTQGDSGNIASSSAVTTTVSSTLTRAVTTVTQSTPVPGPSVPRISSMTETTPGALTTEVPIPATITVTIANTETSDMPFSAVDILQPPEDLQVSPGPRQQLPPRQLLQPASTPLLGEPADTLAATQAPDLQAAVDLSSTGDPSSGQEPASSAVVATVVVQPPPPTQSEVDQLALPQELMAEAQAGTTTLMVTGLTPEELAVTAAAEAAAQAAATEEAQALAIQAVLQAAQQAVMAGTGEPMDTSDAAATVTQAELGHLSAEGQEGQPTTIPIVLTQQELAALVQQQQLQEAQAQHHLPTEALAPADSLNDPTIESNCLNELTAAVPSTVALLPSTATESLAPSNTFVAPQPVVVASPAKLQAAATLTEVANGIETIGVKPDLPPPPSKTPVKKENQWFDVGVIKGTNVMVTHYFLPPDDAVTSDDDSSTVPDYNQLKKQELQPGTAYKFRVAGVNACGRGPFSEISAFKTCLPGFPGAPCAIKISKSPDGAHLTWEPPSVTSGKIIEYSVYLAIQSTQASGEPKSAAPAQLAFMRVYCGPSPSCLVQSSSLSNAHIDYTTKPAIIFRIAARNEKGYGPATQVRWLQETSKDSSGTKPASKRPMSSPEMKSAPKKSKADGQ; this is encoded by the exons ATGGCTTCGGCCGTGTCGCCCGCCAACTTGCCAGCGGTGCTCTTGCAGCCCCGCTGGAAGCGAGTGGTGGGCTGGTCGGGTCCAGTGCCCCGGCCCCGCCACGGCCATCGCGCTGTGGCCATCAAGGAGCTCATCGTGGTGTTTGGCGGTGGCAACGAGGGGATAGTGGACGAACTGCACGTGTACAACACGG CGACCAACCAGTGGTTCATCCCGGCAGTGAGAGGGGACATTCCCCCTGGGTGTGCAGCCTATGGCTTTGTGTGTGACGGGACGCGCTTACTGGTGTTTGGTGGAATGGTGGAGTATGGAAAATACAGCAACGATCTCTATGAGCTCCAG GCCAGTCGGTGGGAGTGGAAGAGGCTCAAAGCAAAGACACCCAAAAATGGGCCCCCTCCATGTCCTCGGCTTGGCCACAGCTTCTCTCTCGTGGGCAACAAATGCTACCTGTTTGGGGGTCTGGCCAATGACAGTGAGGACCCTAAGAACAACATTCCAAG GTACTTGAACGACTTATACATCCTGGAATTGCGACCAGGCTCTGGAGTGGTAGCCTGGGACATCCCTATCACTTATGGGGTCCTGCCCCCACCCCGAGAGTCACATACTGCTGTGGTCTACACTGAGAAAGACAACAAGAAATCCAAGCTGGTGATCTACGGAGGGATGAGTGGCTGCAGGCTGGGGGACCTTTGGACCCTCGATATTG AGACGCTGACGTGGAACAAGCCTAGCCTCAGTGGGGTGGCGCCGCTGCCCCGGAGCCTTCACTCGGCTACGACCATAGGAAACAA AATGTACGTGTTTGGTGGCTGGGTGCCTCTCGTCATGGATGATGTCAAAGTGGCCACACACGAGAAGGAGTGGAAGTGCACCAACACGCTGGCTTGTCTCAACCTGG ACACCATGGCCTGGGAGACCATCCTGATGGACACGCTGGAGGACAATATTCCCCGGGCTCGAGCTGGGCACTGTGCTGTAGCGATCAACACTCGTCTGTACATCTGGAGTGGGCGGGACGGCTACCGGAAAGCCTGGAACAACCAGGTGTGCTGCAAAGACCTCTGGTACTTGGAAACAG AAAAGCCACCGCCCCCGTCCCGGGTACAGCTGGTGCGTGCCAACACCACCTCCCTGGAGGTGAGCTGGGGGGCAGTGGCCACAGCCGACAGTTACCTTCTGCAGCTCCAGAAATATGACATTCCTGCCACCGCTGCAACTGCCACCTCTCCCACCCCAAATCCGGTCCCATCTGTGCCTGCCAACCCTCCTAAGAGTCCTGCCCCCGCGGCAGCAGCCCCTGCCGTGCAGCCACTGACCCAGGTGGGCATCACGCTCCTGCCCCAGGCTGCCGCCGCAcccccaaccaccaccaccatccaggTCTTGCCAACAGTGCCTGGCAGCTCCATCTCCGTGCCCACTGCAGCTAGGACTCAAG GTGTCCCTGCTGTTCTCAAAGTAACCGGGCCTCAGGCCACCACAGGAACCCCACTGGTCACTATGCGACCTGCCAGCCAGGCTGGGAAAGCTCCCGTCACTGTGACCTCCCTGCCCGCGGGCGTGCGAATGGTTGTGCCCACACAGAGCGCCCAGGGGACG GTGATTGGCAGCAACCCGCAGATGAGTGGAATGGCTGCATTGGCGGCGGCAGCAGCCGCCACCCAGAAGATCCCTCCATCCTCGGCGCCCACGGTGCTGAGTGTTCCGGCAGGTACCACCATTGTCAAAACTGTGGCCGTGACCCCTGGCACCACCACCCTCCCGGCCACAGTGAAAGTGGCCTCCTCGCCCGTCATG GTGAGCAACCCTGCCACCCGCATGCTGAAGACTGCTGCCGCACAGGTGGGGACGTCTGTGTCCTCAGCCGCTAACACATCCACCCGCCCCATCATCACTGTGCACAAGTCCGGGACTGTGACAGTGGCCCAGCAAGCCCAAGTGGTGACCACAGTGGTGGGTGGCGTCACCAAGACCATCACCCTGGTGAAAAGCCCCATCTCAGTCCCAGGAGGCAGTGCTCTG ATTTCCAACCTTGGCAAAGTGATGTCAGTGGTCCAGACCAAACCCGTTCAGACCTCCGCAGTCACAGGCCAGGCCTCTACGGGCCCGGTGACACAGATCATCCAG ACCAAAGGCCCCCTGCCAGCCGGGACCATCCTGAAGCTGGTGACCTCAGCCGATGGCAAGCCCACCACCATCATTACGACCACGCAGGCCAGTGGGGCGGGAACCAAGCCGACCATCCTGGGCATCAGCAGTGTCTCTCCCAGTACCACCAAGCCTGGCACCACTACTATCATTAAGACCATCCCCATGTCGGCCATCATCACCCAGGCGGGTGCGACAG GTGTGACCAGCAGTCCCGGCATCAAGTcccccatcaccatcatcaccaccaaagTTATGACTTCGGGGACTGGTGCCCCTGCCAAGATCATCACTGCTGTCCCCAAGATTGCCACTGGCCACGGGCAGCAAGGAGTGACCCAG GTGGTGCTGAAGGGGGCCCCCGGACAACCAGGCACCATCCTCCGCACTGTGCCCATGGGTGGCGTTCGCTTGGTCACCCCAGTGACCGTCTCCGCCGTCAAGCCAGCTGTCACCACGTTGGTTGTGAAGGGCACCACAG GTGTCACCACCCTTGGCACAGTGACCGGCACTGTCTCTACCAGCCTTGCCGGTGCTGGTGGCCATAGCACTAGCGCCTCGCTGGCCACGCCTATCACCACTTTGGGGACCATCGCCACCCTCTCCAGCCAGGTGATCAACCCCACAGCCATCACTGTCTCAGCTGCTCAGACCACGCTGACGGCCGCCGGTGGGCTCACCACCCCCACCATCACCATGCAG CCTGTCTCACAGCCTACGCAGGTGACTCTGATCACGGCGCCCAGCGGGGTTgaggcccagccagtgcatgaTCTGCCTGTGTCCATTCTGGCCTCACCGACAACAGAGCAGCCCACGGCCACCGTTACAATTGCCGACTCAGGCCAGGGTGACGTGCAGCCTGGCACTGTGACACTGGTGTGCTCCAACCCACCCTGCGAGACCCATGAGACGGGCACCACCAACACGGCCACCACCACGGTGGTGGCCAATCTCGGGGGGCACGCCCAGCACCCCCAGGTCCAGTTCGTCTGCGACAGGCAGGAGGCAGCTGCCTCACTTGTGACCTCCACAGTCGGGCAGCAGAATGGCAGTGTGGTCCGCGTCTGCTCCAACCCACCCTGTGAGACCCATGAGACAGGTACCACTAACACAGCCACTGTGGTCAGTGCCAATCTCTCAGCCCCCCTGCGAGGTGCAGGGCCCACTGTCTGCTCAAACCCACCTTGTGAGACCCACGAGACGGGCACTACCAGCACGGCCACCACCGCCACCTCCATCATGGCTGGGCAACCTGGGTGCTCTAACCCCCCATGCGAGACCCACGAGACGGGCACCACCAGCACTGCCACCACCGCCATGGCCAGTATCGGCTCTAGACAGCCGGCAGCTGCCAGCCAGCAGCGAGACGGCCGCCCCACCTATGCTGCCAGCACCCTTGCCACGGGTCAGGTCAGTGTGGGCGCTGGGCCGGCTCAGGGATCCCAGAGCTCGGTCAAACCCCTGTGCCAAACCCGCCAGACCAGCTCAACCCACACCACCATGACTTTGATGGCCACGGGGATGCCATGCTCGGCCCCACTCCTGGCACCCAGCCTGGTGCTGGAGGCAGGCTGTAGCAGCACTAGCTTTGCCCAGCTGGCCCCTCCCAGTGGCAGAGTCGGGCCCGGTGGCACCAGCAGCAAGGACGGCCTCATAGCAGACCTGGGCCAGCTGGTGCCTGTGGGGCGACAGCTGGAGACACATCACACCCACACCACCAACACCCCCACCACAGTCCGCTCCACCATGGGCACCGGGGAGGCTGGTGAGGCCCGGGGCATCCTCAAGCCTGTGTGTGAGAGCCATCAGACCAGCTCAACCGGCACCACCGTGACTGTGACAGCCCTGGAGGCACTGCTGGGCCCTTCGACCCCTGTGACCCAGGTCTGCTCCAACCCACCCTGCGAGACCCACGAGACTGGGACTACCAACACGGCCACCACCTCAAATGCAGGTGGTGTCCAGCGGGCATGCGCCAATCCTCCCTGTGAGACCCACGAGACAGGTAccacacacacagccaccactGCCACCTCCAGTGGTGGCTCGGGGCAGCCTGAGGGCGGGCAGCAGCAGGCCCCCGCCAGCTGCCCCTGTGAGACACACCAGACCACCTCCACCGGCACCACCATGACCGTCAGTGTTGGCGCCTTGCTCCCTGATGATGGCGCCACCCACCGGACCCTGGAGGCCGTCTTGGATCCGGTGGCGGCTCCGACCCCAGTGGTCCCCCAGGTCAGCCCCGTACTACTGGCTCCTTTCCCAACTCAGCGGGTCTGCTCCAACCCGCCCTGCGAGACCCACGAGACAGGCACCACGCACACGGCCACTACTGTCACTTCCAACATGAGCTCAAACCAGG ACCCCCCACCAGCTGTCAGCGATCAGGGTGAGGTAGAGAGCACCCAGGGCGACAGTGGGAACATCGCCAGCTCCAGTGCTGTCACGACAACTGTGTCCTCCACGCTGACACGAGCGGTGACCACCGTGACACAGTCCACGCCCGTTCCAGGCCCCTCTGTGCCG AGGATCTCATCAATGACTGAGACTACCCCCGGGGCTCTGACCACCGAAGTCCCCATCCCGGCCACGATAACAGTGACCATAGCCAACACAGAAACTTCTGACATGCCCTTCTCTGCTGTTGACATCCTGCAGCCCCCAGAGGACCTCCAGGTCTCACCCGGGCCTCGCCAGCAGCTCCCCCCACGGCAGCTCCTGCAACCAGCCTCCACACCCCTGCTGGGGGAGCCCGCTGACACCCTGGCGGCCACCCAGGCCCCTGACCTCCAGGCAGCCGTGGACTTGAGCAGTACAGGGGACCCATCTTCGGGCCAGGAGCCTGCCAGCTCCGCGGTGGTGGCCACCGTGGTGGTCCAGCCACCCCCGCCCACACAGTCTGAGGTAGACCAGTTGGCGCTCCCCCAAGAGCTGATGGCCGAGGCCCAGGCGGGCACCACCACCCTCATGGTGACAGGGCTCACCCCTGAGGAGCTAGCAGTGACCGCTGCAGCTGAAGCAGCTGCCCAGGCTGCGGCCACAGAGGAAGCCCAGGCCCTGGCCATCCAGGCAGTGCTCCAGGCTGCCCAGCAAGCCGTCATGG CAGGCACCGGGGAGCCAATGGACACGTCCGACGCGGCGGCCACCGTGAcccaggcagagctggggcaCTTGTCAGCCGAGGGCCAGGAGGGCCAGCCCACCACCATCCCCATTGTGCTGACTCAGCAGGAGCTGGCTGCCCtggtgcagcagcagcagctgcaggAGGCCCAGGCACAGCACCACCTGCCCACTGAGGCTCTGGCCCCTGCTGACAGCCTCAATGACCCCACCATCGAGAGCAACTGCCTCAATGAGCTGACTGCCGCCGTCCCCAGCACCGTGGCCCTGCTTCCCTCAACAGCCACTGAGA GTTTGGCCCCATCTAACACGTTTGTGGCGCCCCAGCCAGTTGTGGTAGCCAGCCCAGCAAAGCTGCAGGCAGCGGCCACCCTGACTGAAGTAGCCAACGGCATAGAGACGATTGGGGTG AAGCCTGACCTACCACCCCCACCCAGCAAAACACCTGTGAAGAAGGAGAACCAGTGGTTTGACGTGGGTGTTATTAAGGGCACCAATGTAATGGTGACACACTATTTCCTGCCACCAGACGATGCTGTCACCTCTGAC GACGACTCGAGCACTGTCCCGGACTATAACCAGTTGAAGAAGCAGGAGCTGCAGCCAGGCACGGCCTACAAGTTCCGGGTGGCCGGGGTCAATGCCTGCGGCCGGGGGCCCTTCAGTGAGATCTCGGCCTTCAAGACCTGTCTGCCCGGCTTTCCGGGGGCCCCTTGTGCCATTAAGATCAGCAAA AGTCCAGATGGTGCTCACCTCACTTGGGAGCCACCCTCTGTGACCTCCGGCAAGATCATTGAGTACTCGGTGTACCTGGCCATCCAGAGCACGCAAGCCAGTGGCGAGCCCAAGAGCGCGGCCCCGGCCCAACTGGCCTTCATGCGGGTCTACTGTGGGCCCAGCCCCTCCTGCCTGGTGCAGTCCTCTAGCCTCTCCAACGCCCACATTGACTACACCACCAAGCCCGCCATTATCTTCCGCATTG